The genomic stretch GAACCTGAAAGACCTTGTCAATCGGTCCAAGTTAGTGGGGCAAAAGAGCGATGACTGAGAAAAATGACGATTTCCTCAAACGGCTCCGGGAGACCTTTCGCGTTGAGGCGAACGAGCATATGAGCGCTATCAGCTCAGGGCTTTTCGAACTGGAGAAAATTCCTGATGAGGGTAGGCGCACGGAGGTCATAGAGACCATCTTTCGCGAGGTGCACAGTCTCAAGGGTGCGGCCCGTTCCGTGAACCTCAGGGACATCGAGGTCATCTGCCAGCCCATGGAGGGAGCATTCGCCGCGCTGAAACGAGGGGAGTTATCCCTAGTGCCGGCGCATTTGGACCTTTTCCATAAGGTCGTGGATTACCTGGCGCAGCTTGTCACCTCCATGGATACGGGATCGACCCCGCAGGACCGATTGAGCGACAAGGATCTGGTCAGGCAACTTGTTGACATATCAAAAGAGAGCGGATTAGGTAGCGGACCGGAAACGTCCGGAGCCACTGCAAAAGTGCCGCCCGTGGAGGTTTTACCCAAAACTCCGCAAGAGGCAACGACCTCATCCCGACTGTTAGAGGCGAAGCCAAGCACTGCGGACACCGTGAGGATACCCATTTCCGGGCTGAACCCCCTCCTGCTCCAGGCCGAGGAGATGATTCTGGTCAAGATGACTCTAGACCAGCGGACCGTGGAATTGAGGGATATCAACCAAACAATGGCCAAATGGAAGGTAGAATCGGCGAAATGGAAGAACACACAGTCCGAACCAGAAATGCAAGAGAGGGGCGGCTTGCATGAGTGGAACGGGGAATACCTGAGTCTGCTCCTGGACCGGATATCCGCTTTGACTAAGGCTTTTGAACAGGATCAGCGAGTTCTAGGCCAGATGGTCGACGATCATTTGGAAGCGACGAAGAAGGTCCTAATGCTCCCGGTCATGTCCATGATGGAATTGTTTCCTAGGCTAGTCCGCGATTTGTCGCGCGACCAGGGCAAGGAGACAGAATTGGTAATTCGCGGTGCAGAGATTGCGATTGATAAACGGATACTAGACGAGCTTAAAGATCCGCTCGTCCATCTCGTGCGCAACTGTATCGACCACGGTATAAAAAATCCAAATGAACGATCGCGCCTGAATAAACCGCCCCGTGGAACGATCACAATAAGTTTCAGTGTGAAGGACAGCCACCAGATCGAGATGCTAGTATCCGATGATGGCGAAGGCATCGATGTTGAACAGGTGCGGGCGGCGGCGATCAGGTCTGGAATGATTTCGAAAGAGGCTGCCGGCAAACTCAGTTTTAGGGAGACCATCGAGCTCGTATTTCAATCGGGAATCACCACTAGTTCCATTATTACGGACCTTTCAGGGCGCGGCTTAGGGTTGGCTATCGTGCGCGAGAAAGTAGAAAAGCTCGGAGGAACCGTATCTATGGACACTGAAAGTGGCACTGGTACGACATTCCACCTTCTTCTGCCGCTTTCCCTCACGACGTTCAGAGGCGTCCTTGTGCGTGTGAATGAAGATTTATTAGTGTTGCCCACCATGAATATTGAACGCGTCCTCCGGGTAAACAAGGAGGAGATCGGGACGGTGGAAAACCGGGAGACGGTCCGGCTGAATGAGACGGTACTCTCGGTTGTGAAGCTGGTCGACGTGCTGCAATTGCCTATCCACAAGGACAATCATGAAGCTTCCGGCAACGCAAGCCCGACCGTTTTGAAGGTCACACTGATCATCCTCTTGTACGGCGGAAAGCGCATCGCCTTCCAGGTAGATGAGGTACTGGGCGAACACCAAATCCTCGTGAAGAGTTTGGGAAGACAACTCAGCCGCGTGCGCAACATAACCGGCGCTACTGTCCTAGGCAATGGCAAGGTTATCCCCGTGCTCAATGTTCCCGACCTGATGAGAGCGGCAGTGCTCCCGGCCACGATGACCAGGATAGAGGCTGCGGTGGAAAAGGAACCAGTACGAAAAAGAAGAATCCTTGTTGTGGAAGATTCGATCACGACGCGCATGCTTATCAAAAACATCCTAGAAATGGCTGGTTATAGCGTAATGACAGCCGTGGATGGCGTGGACGGCTTCACCCAAGCTCGCAGCGGAGAATTCGATATGATAGTATCTGATATAGACATGCCCCGGATGAACGGCTTCGAGCTTACCCACAAGATTCGGGACGATAAGAAAATGGGTGAGTTGCCGGTGGTGCTGGTGACAGCTCTCGAATCTCGCGAGGACCGCGAGCGTGGTATCGAGGTCGGTGCCTCCGCATACATCGTCAAGAGCAACTTCGACCAGAGCAATTTGCTGGAAGTGGTACGCAAACTTATTTGAGGATCGTCAAAAAGGAGAAAGAAGATGATTAAAGTGGTCATAGTTGAAGACTCACCAGTGGCACAGGAGTACTTGATATACCTGTTCACATCCGATCCATCCGTCAAGGTTGTCGGCGTCGCCAGGAACGGTTTGGAAGCCATCGAAGTAGTCAGGCGGGAGCGTCCGGATGTCATCACAATGGATATCCACATGCCCATCATGGATGGTTTCGAGGCGACTCGCCGGATCATGGAGACCGTGCCAACGCCTATTGTCATAGTGAGTGCGAGCTCCGGAACCAAGGAGGTTGGCGCGACATTCAAGGCTATCGAAGCGGGGGCTCTAGCATTTGTCCGTCGTCCGCCGGGCAGCGATCACCAGGAGTTCGATGCAGCCGCTAAGGAATTAGTGCAGACCGTTAAACTGATGTCCGAGGTCAAGGTGGTAAAACGTCTTCCCCGCAGGATAACCGCGGAAAAATCGCCCCCAGTACCGTTGGCGCCTTTATCACGGGATCTGCCAGAGATCGAATTGATCGCTATCGGCGCATCTACTGGTGGTCCTCTTGCATTACAAGAGATTCTATCGATTCTGCCGCAGGATCTGCCTGTCCCAGTCCTCATCGTCCAGCACATCGCGTCAGGGTTCAAGGAGGGTCTCGTAAGTTGGCTCACAGAGACGTCCCATTTTCCGTTGAGCATTGCGTCTCATGGCGAGTATCTGATACCAGGTCACGGTTACATCGCACCTGACAACCATCATATGGGGGTGGGTGATGGTATGAGAATCGTCCTGAGCAATCATGCGCCAGAGAATGGTATGAGGCCGGCGGTCGCCTATCTCTTTCGCACGGTGGCGGAGGTCATGGATTCGCACGCCGCGGGCGTACTGCTGACGGGAATGGGGAAAGATGGAGCGGAGGAATTGAAAACAATGAAGGACAGAGGTTCTGTCACCATCGCTCAGGATGAGGCAAGCTCCGTCGTGTTCGGTATGCCCGGCGAGGCAATCAGGCTCGATGCGGCAGTCTATATTCTTCCGCCTGAAGGCATTGGGAAAATCCTCGCCACTCTGGTGAAAGGATCAAAGGGCGTGCCTCCATGAATGTAGATGTGAACGCCGGGCAGGACAGAATTGACATTTTAATTGTCGAGGACAGTCCCACGCAGGCTGAACAACTGAAATACGTCCTTGAACAGCGACATTACAGGGTCACGGTGGCATGCGACGGCAAGCAGGCCCTCGCCATCTTGGACGACCTTATGCCGACACTGGTCATCAGCGACATCCTGATGCCAGGGATGGACGGTTATGAATTATGCAGAATGATCAAATCGGACGTGAAGACCAGAAGTATCCCGGTAATACTCCTCACAGTCCTATGCCATGCAAAGGACGTCCTCGAAGGACTTGACTGTGGGGCGGACGGTTTCATAACCAAACCTTACAGTGAAGAATATGTCATTAGGAATGTCGAACAGGCCATTGCCAACAGGATGCTGGGTTGGGAAGATCGCACCCAAGCCAGCTTGGAGATTTCGTGGGATGGGGCGAATCGATCCATAAACGCAGACCCGCAGCGAATGCTAACCATGCTCATCTCCACCTACGAGGCGGCGATCCAGCGGAACACCGAACTGGTCCAGACACAGAAACAGTTGAGTCTGATGAATGACCAACTTGAGGATGAAGTGGGGAAAAGGACGGTGGATCTTCTTAAGGAGATCGCCGAACACAAGAATGCTGAAGTTGCACTGCGCGATAGCGAGAAGAGGTATCGCCTGCTGGTGGATAGTGCCACCGAAGCCATCCTGGTGGCGCAGGATGGGATGCTGCGGCTGGTCAATCCCATGGCCGTCGCAATGACCGGCTTCTCGGAGCAAGAACTCATGTCGAAGCCTTTTCCTTCGTTCATCCATCCAGACGACCGCGCCATGGTGGTGGAGCGCCACCAGAAGCGGTTGAGGGGAGAAGCCGTCCCGGCCCGCTACGCCTTTCGGCTGCTAGCCAAGGATGGAAGCATCAAATGGGTGGAGATCGGCGCGGTCACGATCGAATGGGAAGGGCGCCCCGCTACCCTGAACTTCCTGATGGACGTCACCGAGCGCAAGCGGGCCGAGGAAGCGCTGAGCCAAGCCAAGGATGTACTGGAAGTCAGGGTCATAGAGAGGACCAGGGAGCTGAGAGAAACGAACAGCCAGCTCCAGGAAGAGAAGGAAAAGTTGGCGGTCATGCTTCGCAGCATCGGGGATGGGGTTATCGCCACCGATGAGCATGGGACCGTGGTCCTCCTCAATCGGGTGGCGGAAGAGCTGACGGGATGGAGGAACGATGACGCTCTCGGACTCTCGCTCCCCAAGGTGTTCCACATCATCAATGAATCGACCAAGGAGGAATGCCCGGATGTTGTGGAGAGGGTGGTCTCGGCCGGTGGTATCATAGGGCTTGACAATCACACCTCGCTCATCGCCAAGGATGGTCAGGTTAGGAACATCGCCGACAGTGGCGCTCCCATATGGGACATAGGCGGCCGGATCGTCGGCGTGATAATCGTATTCAGGGACGTGACAGCGCAGCGCATCTTGGAGGAAGAAGCGGAGAAGAGCCTTCGGTTGGAATCGATCGGGCTGCTGGCAGGGGGAATAGCGCATGATTTCAACAATATCCTGACGGGCGTCCTGGGGGACATCTCCCTCGCCAAGATGTATGTGAATCCCGGTGACAAGGTCCACGAGAGGCTCTCTGATGCAGAAATGACCTTAAGCCATGCGAAAGGGCTGGCGCAGCAGCTGCTCACCTTCTCCCGGGGAGGGGCACCGATCAAACGCGGGACCTCGGTCAGGTCACTGCTGAGCGATTCCGTGAACTTCGCCCTCAGCGGCTCCAACGTGCGACATGTGATCGAAATAGACCCAGATATTTGGTCCGTGAACGTGGATCACATCCAGATGGTACAAGTGTTCAACAACATCCTGATCAACGCCAGGGAGGCCATGCCCGAGGGAGGGATCATCCGTCTCCGGGGGAAGAACGTTACGGCTGGTCGAAGAGGAGCTCATGCGGCGCTCCCCAGCGACAAGGATTTCGTGATGATCTCCTTCATCGATAACGGAAAGGGCATACCGAAGGCGAATTTGAGCAAGGTCTTCGACCCGTATTTCAGCACCAAGCCAGAAGGCGGCGGTCTGGGGCTCTCCATCGTCTACTCCATCGTCAAGCGCCACGATGGCTTCATTTCAGTGGAATCCGAAGAAGGGAAGGGGGCGAAGTTCACCATCTTCCTCCCGGTCCATGAAGAGCCACTGGGGAAGGAGCTGCCCCTTCAAGTGGAGCTGCCCCCCGGTCACGGAAAGGTCCTCCTGATGGACGATCAGGAGTTCATCCTGGAGATCACGGGCGAGATTCTCACCGCCCTTGGATATCAGGTCGAGACAGCGGAGGACGGGCAGAAGGCGATCGAACTATACAAGCGCGCCAAGAAGCGCGGGGAGCCGTTCGATGTCATCATCA from Methanomassiliicoccales archaeon encodes the following:
- a CDS encoding response regulator; protein product: MTEKNDDFLKRLRETFRVEANEHMSAISSGLFELEKIPDEGRRTEVIETIFREVHSLKGAARSVNLRDIEVICQPMEGAFAALKRGELSLVPAHLDLFHKVVDYLAQLVTSMDTGSTPQDRLSDKDLVRQLVDISKESGLGSGPETSGATAKVPPVEVLPKTPQEATTSSRLLEAKPSTADTVRIPISGLNPLLLQAEEMILVKMTLDQRTVELRDINQTMAKWKVESAKWKNTQSEPEMQERGGLHEWNGEYLSLLLDRISALTKAFEQDQRVLGQMVDDHLEATKKVLMLPVMSMMELFPRLVRDLSRDQGKETELVIRGAEIAIDKRILDELKDPLVHLVRNCIDHGIKNPNERSRLNKPPRGTITISFSVKDSHQIEMLVSDDGEGIDVEQVRAAAIRSGMISKEAAGKLSFRETIELVFQSGITTSSIITDLSGRGLGLAIVREKVEKLGGTVSMDTESGTGTTFHLLLPLSLTTFRGVLVRVNEDLLVLPTMNIERVLRVNKEEIGTVENRETVRLNETVLSVVKLVDVLQLPIHKDNHEASGNASPTVLKVTLIILLYGGKRIAFQVDEVLGEHQILVKSLGRQLSRVRNITGATVLGNGKVIPVLNVPDLMRAAVLPATMTRIEAAVEKEPVRKRRILVVEDSITTRMLIKNILEMAGYSVMTAVDGVDGFTQARSGEFDMIVSDIDMPRMNGFELTHKIRDDKKMGELPVVLVTALESREDRERGIEVGASAYIVKSNFDQSNLLEVVRKLI
- the cheB gene encoding chemotaxis-specific protein-glutamate methyltransferase CheB, whose product is MIKVVIVEDSPVAQEYLIYLFTSDPSVKVVGVARNGLEAIEVVRRERPDVITMDIHMPIMDGFEATRRIMETVPTPIVIVSASSGTKEVGATFKAIEAGALAFVRRPPGSDHQEFDAAAKELVQTVKLMSEVKVVKRLPRRITAEKSPPVPLAPLSRDLPEIELIAIGASTGGPLALQEILSILPQDLPVPVLIVQHIASGFKEGLVSWLTETSHFPLSIASHGEYLIPGHGYIAPDNHHMGVGDGMRIVLSNHAPENGMRPAVAYLFRTVAEVMDSHAAGVLLTGMGKDGAEELKTMKDRGSVTIAQDEASSVVFGMPGEAIRLDAAVYILPPEGIGKILATLVKGSKGVPP
- a CDS encoding PAS domain S-box protein, with the protein product MLTMLISTYEAAIQRNTELVQTQKQLSLMNDQLEDEVGKRTVDLLKEIAEHKNAEVALRDSEKRYRLLVDSATEAILVAQDGMLRLVNPMAVAMTGFSEQELMSKPFPSFIHPDDRAMVVERHQKRLRGEAVPARYAFRLLAKDGSIKWVEIGAVTIEWEGRPATLNFLMDVTERKRAEEALSQAKDVLEVRVIERTRELRETNSQLQEEKEKLAVMLRSIGDGVIATDEHGTVVLLNRVAEELTGWRNDDALGLSLPKVFHIINESTKEECPDVVERVVSAGGIIGLDNHTSLIAKDGQVRNIADSGAPIWDIGGRIVGVIIVFRDVTAQRILEEEAEKSLRLESIGLLAGGIAHDFNNILTGVLGDISLAKMYVNPGDKVHERLSDAEMTLSHAKGLAQQLLTFSRGGAPIKRGTSVRSLLSDSVNFALSGSNVRHVIEIDPDIWSVNVDHIQMVQVFNNILINAREAMPEGGIIRLRGKNVTAGRRGAHAALPSDKDFVMISFIDNGKGIPKANLSKVFDPYFSTKPEGGGLGLSIVYSIVKRHDGFISVESEEGKGAKFTIFLPVHEEPLGKELPLQVELPPGHGKVLLMDDQEFILEITGEILTALGYQVETAEDGQKAIELYKRAKKRGEPFDVIIMDLTIPGGMGGQEAMQKIRALDPKVKSIVSSGYCNDPIMSKPEDFGFMGVVSKPYTVRELQAEVHRVLHTDAS